The following DNA comes from Longimicrobiales bacterium.
GGCGCGCGCCCCGCCCCAGGCTCCTACGACCTGAAGGATACACTCGGGCTGAGCCTGTCGTCGGTCCGCGCGCAGCTGACCGACAGTCTGCGTCGACTCGGTACCGGCCACGTCGAAGTGCTGTACGCCCACATCGACGATCCCGCTACTCCGCTCGAGGACACCGTCTCGGCGATGAGCGACCTTGTCGACGAGGGCCTTGTCGGACAGATCGCGGCGAGCAACCTACCCGCGCCGCGACTGACCCAGGCCCTGACCGCGCCGGCTCGGCACCGGTACACGGCGTTGCAGCAACGGTTCTCG
Coding sequences within:
- a CDS encoding aldo/keto reductase, producing MTLATKVGARPAPGSYDLKDTLGLSLSSVRAQLTDSLRRLGTGHVEVLYAHIDDPATPLEDTVSAMSDLVDEGLVGQIAASNLPAPRLTQALTAPARHRYTALQQRFS